The following are from one region of the Aspergillus luchuensis IFO 4308 DNA, chromosome 4, nearly complete sequence genome:
- a CDS encoding uncharacterized protein (COG:S;~EggNog:ENOG410PWAF) gives MALPQLYKHITLTSYDKIRYRDDEPEGMGSASPFSMGLNAVITRPYATLVRSLTLRGNWRELELEEHARVGRVPDSSMMLNIAVRAAVDRMTELESFSWELNTKMLETVYLGLAQLPKLTALTIRFPSSRHPRPTIVIPPMPHLRYLKVTDIDPLCYPDDISTLVFKCRKLRELNMHWSPRMRNAQEPSVMVHDYFRKCIAAKQPLSIKKIGLQNLYALHTEDFGLAVNGSTVEDVTILQHGGADLSMNTFVDSTWPTMPAHPIRIKSIRQDAVSKRHAQFLNQFTGLERLYFVNATHNPNDDINSPRPLTSAAALSPPSSDTSQPATNGTSTNCSAAATNSPGLQTSVRDVYLNNITLNHAATLRHLLLPARWPLSAPTVARLVHASPQLEQLGFATEFSDLEALGLLLPFLRNLKALRLLIPTCTSPSETARTGPLPKTFKYFSPSANALTAARTLSDIVEADDDTLIARLSESLADQQIFHRLKVIGLGRKGFQLGDYYTVPAEQAENQGHVQLQTPTGSRATSAEANIGYDKSPPAERPSPTANGHNAMVPSQRNGHVPPSVLGKRPREEDTPTTEPGEANHPADEQAPDPGMNPCLPQVLLRDGRYWRRRVRRVGWEVLQHWEIWGLDKQEL, from the coding sequence ATGGCTCTCCCCCAGCTCTACAAACACATCACCCTGACCTCCTATGACAAAATCCGATATCGCGACGATGAACCCGAGGGTATGGGTAGCGCCAGCCCTTTTTCCATGGGTCTCAATGCCGTCATCACCCGTCCCTATGCTACGCTCGTTCGGTCGCTTACGCTTCGAGGCAACTGGCGGGAGCTCGAGCTCGAGGAACATGCGCGCGTGGGTCGCGTGCCGGACTCGTCGATGATGCTGAACATTGCGGTGCGTGCGGCGGTCGATCGGATGACGGAATTGGAAAGCTTCAGCTGGGAACTCAATACCAAAATGCTGGAAACTGTCTATCTTGGGCTGGCGCAGCTGCCTAAGCTGACGGCCTTGACTATTCGCTTTCCTTCAAGTCGACATCCCCGCCCAACCATCGTGATTCCACCCATGCCACATCTTCGGTATCTAAAGGTTACCGACATTGATCCGCTTTGCTATCCGGATGACATCTCCACTCTGGTGTTCAAGTGTCGCAAGCTGCGGGAGCTCAACATGCATTGGTCTCCCCGCATGCGCAATGCGCAGGAGCCTAGTGTCATGGTTCACGATTACTTCCGCAAGTGCATCGCCGCGAAGCAACCCCTTTCAATCAAGAAAATTGGCCTGCAGAACCTGTACGCCTTGCATACGGAGGATTTCGGTCTCGCGGTGAATGGTAGCACTGTAGAAGAcgtcaccatcctccagcaCGGCGGTGCGGATCTCTCAATGAACACTTTTGTGGATAGCACTTGGCCCACAATGCCGGCTCATCCCATTCGTATTAAATCGATTAGACAGGATGCCGTGAGCAAGAGACATGCGCAATTCCTAAACCAATTTACCGGTCTGGAACGGTTATACTTCGTCAACGCCACTCATAATCCTAACGATGATATCAACTCCCCTCGACCTCTGACCTCTGCTGCCGCGCTCTCCCCCCCTTCGTCTGACACCTCTCAACCCGCTACTAATGGTACATCCACCAATTGCTCTGCCGCTGCAACTAACTCCCCCGGTTTGCAAACAAGCGTCCGGGACGTATACCTGAACAACATCACTCTGAATCATGCAGCCACCTTACGACATCTTCTACTCCCCGCTCGCTGGCCCCTATCGGCACCCACGGTCGCGCGCCTTGTCCACGCCAGTCCGCAATTGGAGCAGCTTGGCTTTGCTACAGAATTCTCCGACCTGGAAGCATtggggcttcttcttccattcctccGAAATCTAAAGGCGCTGCGTCTCCTCATTCCCACCTGTACCTCACCGTCCGAGACGGCTCGTACTGGGCCGCTCCCTAAGACATTTAAATacttctctccatctgccAATGCGCTCACCGCCGCCCGTACGCTCTCTGACATTGTGGAAGCCGACGATGACACCTTGATCGCGAGGCTCAGCGAATCTCTTGCAGACCAGCAGATCTTTCACCGGCTGAAGGTCATTGGGCTGGGCCGCAAGGGCTTCCAACTAGGAGACTACTACACTGTGCCAGCCGAGCAGGCCGAAAACCAAGGACACGTCCAGCTCCAAACACCCACAGGCTCTCGTGCCACCAGCGCAGAAGCCAACATAGGCTACGACAAGAGCCCACCAGCCGAGAGACCCTCCCCAACAGCCAACGGCCATAATGCAATGGTGCCATCGCAGCGAAACGGACATGTCCCACCTTCAGTACTGGGCAAACGGCCACGAGAAGAAGACACTCCTACGACAGAACCAGGAGAAGCCAATCATCCGGCAGACGAGCAAGCACCCGACCCAGGCATGAACCCGTGCCTTCCGCAAGTCCTTCTCCGCGACGGTCGCTACTGGCGACGGCGTGTCCGACGCGTTGGCTGGGAGGTGCTGCAACATTGGGAGATATGGGGACTGGACAAACAGGAGTTATGA
- the PEP1 gene encoding pepsin-like aspartic protease (COG:O;~EggNog:ENOG410PH8I;~InterPro:IPR021109,IPR034163,IPR001461,IPR001969, IPR033121;~MEROPS:MER0003668;~PFAM:PF00026;~TransMembrane:1 (i37-59o);~go_function: GO:0004190 - aspartic-type endopeptidase activity [Evidence IEA];~go_process: GO:0006508 - proteolysis [Evidence IEA]) — MMDEFDRGQWKRVCKYKKSLLDQQNVSSCSSTKSLRLLCLVLSLLRTLLLDILVVKMVVFSKTAALVLGLSTAVSAAPAPTRKGFTINQIARPANKTRTINLPGMYARSLAKFGGAVPQSVKEAASKGSAVTTPQNNDEEYLTPVTVGKSTLHLDFDTGSADLWVFSDELPSSERTGHDVYTPSSSATKLSGYSWDISYGDGSSASGDVYRDTVTVGGVTTNKQAVEAASKISSEFVQDTANDGLLGLAFSSINTVQPKAQTTFFDTVKSQLDSPLFAVQLKHDAPGVYDFGYIDDSKYTGSITYTDADSSQGYWGFNPDGYSIGDSSSSSSGFSAIADTGTTLILLDDEIVSAYYEQVDGAQESNEAGGYVFSCSTTPPDFTVIIGDYKAVVPGKYINYAPISTGSSTCFGGIQSNSGLGLSILGDVFLKSQYVVFNSEGPKLGFAAQA; from the exons atgatggatgagttTGATCGAGGTCAATGGAAGAGGGTTTGCAAGTATAAGAAGAGTCTGCTCGACCAGCAGAATGTCTCTTCTTGTTCATCAACCAAGAGTCTAAGGCTTCTTTGTCTGGTTCTATCTCTTCTCCGAACTCTCTTGCTTGACATACTCGTGGTCAAAATGGTCGTCTTCAGCAAAACCGCTGCCCTCGTTCTGGGTCTGTCCACCGCCGTCTCTGCGGCACCGGCTCCCACTCGCAAGGGCTTCACCATCAACCAGATTGCCCGGCCTGCCAACAAGACCCGCACTATCAACCTGCCGGGTATGTATGCCCGCTCCTTGGCCAAGTTTGGCGGTGCGGTGCCCCAGAGCGTGAAGGAGGCTGCCAGCAAGGGTAGTGCCGTGACCACGCCCCAGAACAATGATGAGGAGTACCTGACTCCCGTCACTGTCGGAAAGTCCACCCTTCATCTGGACTTTGACACCGGATCTGCAGATCT CTGGGTCTTCTCAGACGAGCTCCCTTCCTCGGAACGGACCGGTCACGATGTGTACACGCCTAGCTCCAGCGCGACCAAGCTGAGCGGCTACTCTTGGGACATTTCCTACGGTGACGGCAGCTCGGCCAGCGGAGACGTGTACCGGGATACTGTCACCGTCGGCGGtgtcaccaccaacaagcaGGCCGTTGAAGCTGCCAGCAAGATCAGCTCCGAGTTCGTTCAGGACACGGCCAATGATGGTCTTCTGGGACTAGCCTTCAGCTCCATCAACACTG TCCAGCCCAAGGCGCAGACCACCTTCTTCGACACCGTCAAGTCTCAGCTGGACTCTCCTCTTTTCGCCGTGCAGCTGAAGCACGACGCCCCCGGTGTCTACGACTTTGGCTACATCGATGACTCCAAGTACACCGGTTCCATCACCTACACAGATGCCGATAGCTCCCAGGGCTACTGGGGCTTCAATCCCGATGGCTACAGCATCGGCgacagcagctccagctccagtgGATTCAGTGCCATTGCTG ACACCGGtaccaccctcatcctcctcgacgaCGAGATCGTCTCCGCCTACTATGAGCAGGTTGATGGCGCCCAGGAGAGCAATGAAGCCGGTGGCTACGTTTTCTCCTGCTCGACCACCCCTCCTGACTTCACTGTCATCATCGGCGACTACAAGGCCGTCGTTCCTGGAAAGTACATCAACTACGCTCCCATTTCGACCGGCAGCTCCACCTGCTTCGGCGGTATCCAGAGCAACAGCGGTCTGGGACTGTCCATCCTGGGTGATGTGTTCCTGAAGAGCCAGTACGTGGTATTCAACTCTGAGGGTCCTAAGCTGGGCTTCGCTGCTCAAGCTTAG
- a CDS encoding Zn(II)2Cys6 transcription factor domain-containing protein (COG:K;~EggNog:ENOG410PJRC;~InterPro:IPR036864,IPR001138;~PFAM:PF00172;~go_function: GO:0000981 - DNA-binding transcription factor activity, RNA polymerase II-specific [Evidence IEA];~go_function: GO:0008270 - zinc ion binding [Evidence IEA];~go_process: GO:0006355 - regulation of transcription, DNA-templated [Evidence IEA]), which produces MAAPASNGQHHHDAAASASQSLYSHDPGAPKSPSPQLQQQQLQAQQPQHRRGYQACDPCRKRKVKCDLGSVDNPRPPPCVRCRRESKRCEFSATRRKRKPSEVEEPTEAVLRRDKRMMVGEVISNSGSVSDGGSSYAPERTSSFDNGASLSRPKWTEESPATNNTQQLPSSSTPSHRFPSNPSPSGNAPFSEPRSTRLPMYSAAERSHAASFSLEGGQPMMNRTAVELLSPAISNSHDALHLLSEAAGRTEDLNRQSLENRYAARQSVSSFNSPMSPLTQAGTPRSGGGSFSRPPRSGTVPGGTYYTAGASGSADARLPDGRGPADAAETAQDPGFVDAVKAWSRLRFVRAGWLSVEESMAYVAYYYEHLAPLSPIVIPDFSHPSTHRTLLTDEPVLAVTILTTASRHMKPKGDGAYTRAFYIHDRLWSYLRGMIERLFWGQEKFGGNGVGISGPRSFDLAPTSSKISHKGNLRSLGTIEALLILTDWHPRNLHFPPGDDENALLDLDAQTQSRYEKELETEVDNTANRVPNSAAEGRLAFQKWLEPAWRSDRMSWMLLSTAQALAFELGVFDQKSDAKAAGESPSEQTRKRRLRRLILVYITQSSGRLGIPSMLPLPQWTNDIQPTSASAANGADTIVDRMHDCWIGISKIMYQSNQLLFASSEQTSELIRSGRYRDQIDRFQPFLREWRHNIDTIDLAPSMRCILMIEYEYTRLYVNSLALQAVVDRWTTMSNEAAQAQNARPNSGPSSGTGWFHVLMELYRVNEQYIQEVVDASRKILQTVLEILVPRDHLKHAPVRTCFRILSGMIFILKTFTLGAKEDDVRVSLDLQDRTIEALKTCVVDDVHLNHAIARLLELLTTSIRTRFLRFAPLDRSGDGEQERPSAPVSRHQSPRPREGPQNRREGSAHAWTPAQSATQNLGYVDSNSQTGTSMASVHDPLAGIPAQPINSSNINVSFMPPPPSVYYNYYDPSATPPAGELDGSNVPSQAMHDNPSTSGGLPDWFALPLDQFFNSSTAVVDQGLGGTGPMVGEFDMLEVLLNEQYDGHEGIESAGGGNLPSQFLQS; this is translated from the exons ATGGCGGCGCCTGCGAGTAACGgccagcaccaccacgacGCCGCGGCTTCAGCCTCTCAGTCCCTCTATTCCCACGACCCCGGAGCTCCGAAATCGCCCTCCCcccagctccagcagcagcagctccaggcCCAACAGCCCCAGCATCGGCGTGGTTACCAGGCTTGCGACCCTTGCCGGAAGCGCAAAGTCAAGTGTGACCTTGGCA GTGTCGATAATCCCCGTCCCCCGCCCTGCGTACGATGTCGCCGCGAAAGCAAGCGCTGCGAGTTCTCCGCTACTCGGCGGAAGCGCAAGCCCTCCGAAGTGGAGGAGCCCACCGAGGCCGTCCTGCGACGCGATAAGCGGATGATGGTGGGCGAGGTCATCTCGAATAGCGGATCCGTCAGTGATGGAGGCTCATCCTATGCGCCCGAGCGCACCTCTTCCTTCGATAACGGTGCTAGTCTCTCCCGACCTAAATGGACCGAGGAGTCGCCGGCCACGAACAATACGCAGCAGCTCCCATCGTCTTCTACGCCCAGCCATCGGTTTCCCTCCAATCCATCGCCGTCCGGAAATGCGCCGTTCTCCGAACCGAGAAGCACGCGACTGCCCATGTACTCGGCTGCGGAGCGGAGTCATGCGGCGAGCTTCAGCCTCGAGGGTGGCCAGCCCATGATGAACCGGACCGCCGTTGAGTTGTTGTCGCCGGCCATCAGTAACAGTCATGATGCGTTGCACCTCTTATCGGAGGCGGCTGGTCGGACAGAGGATCTCAACCGCCAGAGTCTGGAGAACCGGTATGCTGCGCGCCAGTCGGTCTCATCATTCAATTCGCCCATGTCTCCGCTCACGCAGGCTGGTACGCCTCGGAGTGGAGGCGGGTCGTTCTCTCGACCACCCCGCTCCGGGACCGTGCCTGGCGGTACGTACTATACTGCGGGCGCATCAGGGTCCGCTGATGCGCGACTTCCCGATGGTCGTGGACCGGCGGATGCGGCAGAAACGGCACAGGACCCTGGGTTCGTGGATGCGGTTAAGGCTTGGTCGCGACTACGATTTGTTCGTGCAGGGTGGTTGTCCGTGGAAGAGTCGATGGCCTATGTAGCATATTATTACGAGCATCTTGCCCCGCTTAGTCCTATTGTGATTCCGGACTTTTCGCATCCGTCCACTCATCGGACGTTGCTTACAGACGAGCCAGTGCTCGCAGTGACTATTCTTACGACAGCGTCGCGGCATATGAAGCCCAAGGGCGACGGGGCCTACACGCGTGCTTTCTACATCCACGACCGCCTGTGGTCATACCTCCGCGGCATGATTGAACGTTTGTTCTGGGGTCAGGAAAAGTTTGGTGGAAACGGCGTTGGCATTAGCGGGCCTCGTTCGTTTGATCTCGCGCCGACTTCATCAAAGATAAGCCATAAGGGCAACTTGAGATCACTGGGCACCATCGAGGCGCTGCTGATCCTGACGGATTGGCATCCGCGGAACCTACACTTTCCGCCCGGTGACGACGAAAATGCCTTGCTGGACCTGGACGCGCAAACGCAAAGTCGGTACGAAAAGGAACTCGAAACAGAGGTTGACAATACGGCCAACCGGGTCCCGAACAGTGCTGCGGAAGGGAGGCTGGCCTTCCAGAAGTGGCTGGAGCCCGCCTGGCGGTCAGACCGGATGTCGTGGATGTTGCTGAGTACCGCACAGGCATTGGCGTTTGAACTGGGAGTATTCGACCAAAAGAGCGATGCCAAAGCTGCAGGCGAATCCCCCTCCGAGCAGACGCGGAAACGTCGACTCCGTCGTTTGATCCTGGTGTACATCACTCAGAGCAGTGGTCGCTTAGGTATCCCGTCCATGCTGCCGTTGCCTCAGTGGACCAACGACATTCAGCCCACGTCAGCCAGCGCCGCCAATGGGGCAGATACCATTGTTGACCGGATGCACGATTGCTGGATTGGAATTTCCAAGATCATGTACCAGAGCAATCAACTCTTATTTGCGTCGAGCGAGCAGACGTCAGAGCTCATTCGCAGCGGCCGTTACCGAGATCAAATTGACCGGTTCCAGCCATTCTTGCGCGAGTGGCGACATAACATTGACACGATAGATT TGGCCCCCTCCATGCGGTGTATCTTGATGATCGAATATGAATATACCC GACTCTATGTCAACTCTTTGGCTTTgcaggcggtggtggatcgCTGGACGACAATGTCGAATGAGGCGGCTCAGGCCCAGAATGCGCGCCCGAATTCTGGTCCATCCTCGGGCACCGGTTGGTTCCATGTGCTCATGGAGTTATATCGTGTCAACGAGCAGTACATCCAGGAAGTGGTCGATGCCTCCCGCAAGATCCTGCAGACCGTACTCGAAATCCTCGTCCCGCGCGATCACCTTAAGCATGCCCCTGTCCGGACGTGCTTTCGTATCCTTTCCGGGATGATTTTTATCTTGAAG ACTTTCACGCTTGGTGCCAAAGAAGACGATGTGCGTGTGTCGCTGGATCTTCAAGATCGCACCATCGAGGCTTTGAAGACCTGTGTAGTTGACGATGTCCACCTAAACCACGCAATTGCGCGATTGCTGGAGTTGCTCACCACCAGCATTCGCACGCGTTTTCTGCGTTTCGCGCCCTTGGATCGCAGTGGTGACGGTGAACAAGAACGCCCATCAGCGCCAGTCTCACGACATCAGTCACCAAGGCCGCGTGAAGGGCCACAGAACCGTCGGGAGGGGTCGGCGCATGCCTGGACACCAGCGCAGAGTGCGACACAAAATCTGGGATATGTCGATAGCAATAGCCAGACGGGGACCAGCATGGCCTCTGTCCATGATCCGCTGGCCGGTATCCCTGCCCAGCCGATCAATTCGTCCAACATCAATGTCTCGTTCATGCCCCCTCCACCATCGGtatactacaactactacgACCCCAGCGCAACTCCGCCGGCGGGCGAGCTGGATGGGTCTAATGTTCCGTCTCAGGCGATGCACGACAATCCGAGCACTTCCGGCGGATTGCCTGACTGGTTTGCGCTGCCACTCGACCAGTTTTTCAACAGTTCGACGGCCGTGGTGGACCAGGGTCTGGGAGGCACGGGCCCCATGGTGGGCGAATTCGACATGCTGGAGGTGCTTCTGAACGAACAGTATGACGGTCATGAGGGGATTGAGTCGGCTGGCGGAGGGAACCTTCCGTCCCAGTTTTTGCAATCGTGA